Proteins encoded in a region of the Triticum dicoccoides isolate Atlit2015 ecotype Zavitan chromosome 3A, WEW_v2.0, whole genome shotgun sequence genome:
- the LOC119273676 gene encoding pathogenesis-related protein 1-like: protein MEYSPKLAAALLLALASAMIVTAQNGADDMLNAHNEVRAAVGVGPVTWDPIVAAYAQSYAEKRRADCQLLLSPEVRPYGENLFRAAGAEWNAVDAVIYWASGKQYYDHATNTCSAPTGESCMGYLQLVWRDTKTIGCGAVLCDGNAGVFVICSYSPPPVLGQIPY from the coding sequence ATGGAGTACTCGCCAAAGCTAGCGGCGGCACTGCTCTTAGCTCTCGCGTCCGCCATGATCGTCACCGCCCAGAACGGGGCCGATGACATGCTGAACGCCCACAATGAAGTGCGCGCCGCCGTCGGTGTGGGGCCAGTGACGTGGGACCCCATAGTGGCGGCGTACGCGCAGTCGTACGCGGAGAAGCGCCGTGCCGACTGCCAGCTACTACTCTCTCCGGAGGTGCGCCCATACGGAGAGAACCTTTTTCGGGCCGCTGGGGCCGAATGGAATGCGGTGGACGCAGTGATTTATTGGGCGTCCGGGAAGCAGTACTACGACCACGCCACCAACACCTGCTCCGCACCTACGGGTGAGTCGTGCATGGGATACCTGCAGTTGGTGTGGAGGGACACCAAGACCATCGGCTGCGGCGCTGTCCTCTGTGACGGCAACGCTGGCGTGTTTGTCATCTGCAGCTACAGCCCGCCCCCCGTGCTCGGGCAGATTCCGTACTAG